In one Nicotiana tomentosiformis chromosome 6, ASM39032v3, whole genome shotgun sequence genomic region, the following are encoded:
- the LOC104092762 gene encoding amino acid permease 3 isoform X2, with protein sequence MGDNNHHQVFDVSANGYGESKCFDDDGRLKRSGSVWTASAHIITAVIGSGVLSLAWATAQLGWIAGPTVLLLFSFVTYYTSALLADCYRSGDQVSGKRNYTYMDAVRANLGGLQVKICGVIQYVNLFGVAVGYTIASSISMMAVKRSDCFHKHGHRAACNVSSTPYMIMFGIMEILFSQIPDFDQIWWLSIVAAVMSFTYSTIGLGLGVAQVAETGKIQGSLTGISIGAEVTEMQKIWRSFQALGAIAFAYSYSLILIEIQDTLKAPPSEAKTMKKATLLSVAVTTVFYMLCGCFGYAAFGDQSPGNLLTGFGFYNPYWLLDIANVAIVVHLVGAYQVYCQPLFAFVEKTAFEWYPSNKFITKDIDVPIPGYKPFKLNLFRLVWRTIFVIITTVISMLMPFFNDVVGILGAFGFWPLTVYFPVEMYIVQKKIPKWSARWISLQILSGACLVISIAAAAGSFAGVVSDLKVYRPFKTPN encoded by the exons ATGGGAGATAACAACCATCATCAAGTGTTTGATGTATCCGCCAATGGCTACGGTGAATCCAAGTGTTTTGATGATGATGGTCGTCTTAAAAGAAGTGGTAGTGTTTGGACAGCAAGTGCTCATATAATTACAGCAGTTATTGGTTCTGGAGTTTTGTCATTAGCTTGGGCCACTGCTCAGCTTGGTTGGATTGCTGGTCCAACTGTTTTGCTTCTCTTCTCCTTTGTTACTTACTACACTTCTGCGCTCCTTGCTGATTGTTACCGTTCTGGAGATCAAGTTTCCGGCAAAAGAAACTATACTTATATGGATGCTGTCCGAGCCAATCTTG GTGGGCTTCAGGTGAAGATTTGTGGGGTAATTCAGTATGTGAATCTTTTTGGAGTTGCAGTTGGCTATACTATTGCATCTTCTATTAGCATGAT GGCTGTGAAAAGGTCTGATTGTTTCCATAAGCATGGTCATAGAGCAGCTTGCAATGTTTCAAGCACTCCATACATGATCATGTTTGGAATAATGGAAATCCTCTTCTCACAAATCCCAGATTTTGATCAGATTTGGTGGCTTTCTATTGTGGCTGCTGTTATGTCCTTCACATACTCTACCATTGGTCTTGGTTTAGGAGTTGCCCAAGTTGCAG AAACAGGAAAAATCCAAGGAAGTCTCACTGGGATTAGTATTGGAGCTGAAGTAACTGAAATGCAGAAGATTTGGAGAAGCTTTCAAGCTCTTGGGGCTATTGCTTTTGCTTATTCTTACTCCCTCATCCTTATTGAGATTCAG GATACACTGAAAGCACCACCATCAGAAGCCAAGACAATGAAAAAGGCAACACTACTTAGTGTGGCAGTAACAACAGTTTTCTACATGCTTTGTGGCTGCTTTGGATATGCAGCATTTGGAGATCAATCCCCTGGAAATCTACTAACTGGATTTGGATTCTACAACCCTTATTGGCTTCTGGATATCGCGAACGTAGCCATTGTTGTCCATCTAGTTGGTGCATACCAAGTTTACTGTCAACCCCTTTTCGCCTTTGTTGAAAAAACAGCATTTGAATGGTACCCTAGCAACAAATTTATCACGAAAGATATCGATGTCCCAATCCCTGGATACAAGCCTTTCAAGCTCAACCTTTTTCGTTTAGTTTGGAGGACGATTTTCGTGATCATTACAACTGTTATTTCTATGTTGATGCCATTCTTTAATGATGTTGTTGGAATTCTTGGAGCTTTTGGATTTTGGCCTCTTACAGTTTACTTCCCAGTGGAAATGTACATTGTGCAAAAGAAAATTCCTAAATGGAGTGCAAGGTGGATTAGTCTTCAAATACTTAGTGGTGCTTGCCTTGTTATATCAATTGCTGCAGCTGCTGGTTCTTTTGCTGGAGTTGTTTCTGATCTAAAAGTTTACAGGCCTTTTAAAACACCTAATTAA
- the LOC138894571 gene encoding uncharacterized protein has translation MGLGDAIKDKNKASTQDCAKALILWRHHLDEGLKLEYLIVKDPLVLWNGLKKRITSKLKLCGDSITDYDMLEKTFTTFLASNMVLQHQYREKGFKKYSELISLLLVAERNNDLLMRNHNNQPTRSTPLHEVDEVYSHYTKRGKGRSPVRGGGRGYGRGQV, from the exons atgggtcttggagacgccattaaagataaaaataaagcatctacccaagactgtgctaaggccttgattttatggcgccatcaccttgatgaagggttgAAATTAGAATATCTCATAGTCAAAGATCCACTTGTTTTGTGGAATGGCTTAAAGAAAAG aattacttctaaattaAAACTCTGTGGAGATAGTATCACAgactatgatatgcttgaaaaaacgtTCACAACATTTCTTGCCTCCAATATGGTCCTGCAACATCAGTACcgagagaaaggtttcaagaagtactctgagttgatttctcttctccttgTGGCTGAACGAAACAATGACTTACTCATGAGAAATCACAATAATCAACCTACTCGTTCAACACCATTGCATGAAGTGGATGAGGTGTATTCCCATTATACTAAGCGTGGAAAAGGTCGTAGCCCTGTTCGTGGTGGTGGTCGTGGCTATGGCCGTGGccaagtgtga
- the LOC104092762 gene encoding amino acid permease 3 isoform X1 produces the protein MTMGDNNHHQVFDVSANGYGESKCFDDDGRLKRSGSVWTASAHIITAVIGSGVLSLAWATAQLGWIAGPTVLLLFSFVTYYTSALLADCYRSGDQVSGKRNYTYMDAVRANLGGLQVKICGVIQYVNLFGVAVGYTIASSISMMAVKRSDCFHKHGHRAACNVSSTPYMIMFGIMEILFSQIPDFDQIWWLSIVAAVMSFTYSTIGLGLGVAQVAETGKIQGSLTGISIGAEVTEMQKIWRSFQALGAIAFAYSYSLILIEIQDTLKAPPSEAKTMKKATLLSVAVTTVFYMLCGCFGYAAFGDQSPGNLLTGFGFYNPYWLLDIANVAIVVHLVGAYQVYCQPLFAFVEKTAFEWYPSNKFITKDIDVPIPGYKPFKLNLFRLVWRTIFVIITTVISMLMPFFNDVVGILGAFGFWPLTVYFPVEMYIVQKKIPKWSARWISLQILSGACLVISIAAAAGSFAGVVSDLKVYRPFKTPN, from the exons ATGACG ATGGGAGATAACAACCATCATCAAGTGTTTGATGTATCCGCCAATGGCTACGGTGAATCCAAGTGTTTTGATGATGATGGTCGTCTTAAAAGAAGTGGTAGTGTTTGGACAGCAAGTGCTCATATAATTACAGCAGTTATTGGTTCTGGAGTTTTGTCATTAGCTTGGGCCACTGCTCAGCTTGGTTGGATTGCTGGTCCAACTGTTTTGCTTCTCTTCTCCTTTGTTACTTACTACACTTCTGCGCTCCTTGCTGATTGTTACCGTTCTGGAGATCAAGTTTCCGGCAAAAGAAACTATACTTATATGGATGCTGTCCGAGCCAATCTTG GTGGGCTTCAGGTGAAGATTTGTGGGGTAATTCAGTATGTGAATCTTTTTGGAGTTGCAGTTGGCTATACTATTGCATCTTCTATTAGCATGAT GGCTGTGAAAAGGTCTGATTGTTTCCATAAGCATGGTCATAGAGCAGCTTGCAATGTTTCAAGCACTCCATACATGATCATGTTTGGAATAATGGAAATCCTCTTCTCACAAATCCCAGATTTTGATCAGATTTGGTGGCTTTCTATTGTGGCTGCTGTTATGTCCTTCACATACTCTACCATTGGTCTTGGTTTAGGAGTTGCCCAAGTTGCAG AAACAGGAAAAATCCAAGGAAGTCTCACTGGGATTAGTATTGGAGCTGAAGTAACTGAAATGCAGAAGATTTGGAGAAGCTTTCAAGCTCTTGGGGCTATTGCTTTTGCTTATTCTTACTCCCTCATCCTTATTGAGATTCAG GATACACTGAAAGCACCACCATCAGAAGCCAAGACAATGAAAAAGGCAACACTACTTAGTGTGGCAGTAACAACAGTTTTCTACATGCTTTGTGGCTGCTTTGGATATGCAGCATTTGGAGATCAATCCCCTGGAAATCTACTAACTGGATTTGGATTCTACAACCCTTATTGGCTTCTGGATATCGCGAACGTAGCCATTGTTGTCCATCTAGTTGGTGCATACCAAGTTTACTGTCAACCCCTTTTCGCCTTTGTTGAAAAAACAGCATTTGAATGGTACCCTAGCAACAAATTTATCACGAAAGATATCGATGTCCCAATCCCTGGATACAAGCCTTTCAAGCTCAACCTTTTTCGTTTAGTTTGGAGGACGATTTTCGTGATCATTACAACTGTTATTTCTATGTTGATGCCATTCTTTAATGATGTTGTTGGAATTCTTGGAGCTTTTGGATTTTGGCCTCTTACAGTTTACTTCCCAGTGGAAATGTACATTGTGCAAAAGAAAATTCCTAAATGGAGTGCAAGGTGGATTAGTCTTCAAATACTTAGTGGTGCTTGCCTTGTTATATCAATTGCTGCAGCTGCTGGTTCTTTTGCTGGAGTTGTTTCTGATCTAAAAGTTTACAGGCCTTTTAAAACACCTAATTAA